A single region of the Trachemys scripta elegans isolate TJP31775 chromosome 19, CAS_Tse_1.0, whole genome shotgun sequence genome encodes:
- the LOC117868067 gene encoding chymotrypsin-C-like codes for MPATALLSAVLILQAWSPPVATQHVVVQETITRRPGKKFRKYTLRLKIRKIVRLVDLRSCNSFKGQAILWYFVNAHLSSLLHFPAYSCGVPAYPPYVTRVVGGEDANPHSWPWQISLQYDKSGVWAHTCGGTLIATNWVLTAAHCISSSRTYRVLLGKQNLEVEEPGSVAAAVEKIIVHEKWNTFLIVNDIALIKLAEPVEVSETIQPACLPASGALLTQDFPCYVTGWGRLWTNGPISDDLQQALLPVVDHATCSKWDWWGSRVKETMVCAGGDGVVAGCNGDSGGPLNCYGANAWEVHGIVSFGSGLSCNTRKKPTVFTRVSAYIDWINEKINLN; via the exons atgccgGCTACAGCACTTCTGTCAGCAGTTTTAATTTTACAAGCATGGAGTCCACCTGTTGCCACTCAGCATGTGGTGGTACAGGAAACAATAACTAGGAGACCTGGGAAGAAATTCAGAAAATATACACTGAGGCTGAAGATAAGGAAAATTGTCCGGCTGGTGGATCTTCGATCGTGTAACAGCTTCAAG GGTCAGGCCATCCTGTGGTACTTTGTAAATGCTCATCTCTCTTCCTTGCTGCATTTCCCAGCCTACAGCTGCGGCGTCCCTGCCTACCCGCCTTATGTCACCCGGGTGGTCGGAGGTGAAGATGCCAATCCCCACAGCTGGCCCTGGCAG ATTTCCCTCCAATACGACAAAAGTGGCGTCTGGGCTCACACATGTGGCGGGACCCTTATTGCTACCAACTGGGTCCTCACTGCGGCCCACTGCATCAG CAGCAGCAGAACATACCGAGTTCTACTGGGGAAACAAAACCTGGAGGTCGAGGAACCTGGCTCTGTGGCCGCTGCGGTGGAGAAGATCATTGTCCATGAGAAATGGAACACCTTCCTGATCGT CAACGATATTGCCCTGATCAAGCTGGCTGAACCCGTGGAAGTGAGCGAGACGatccagcctgcctgcctgcccgcaAGCGGCGCCCTCTTGACGCAAGACTTCCCCTGCTACGTCACCGGATGGGGACGCCTCTGGA CCAATGGCCCCATCTCTGATGACCTCCAGCAGGCACTGCTGCCTGTGGTGGACCATGCCACTTGCAGTAAGTGGGACTGGTGGGGCTCCAGGGTCAAGGAAACCATGGTCTGTGCCGGAGGAGATGGAGTCGTTGCTGGATGCAAT GGAGATTCTGGAGGCCCCCTGAACTGCTATGGTGCTAATGCTTGGGAAGTACATGGCATTGTGAGTTTTGGATCTGGGCTGAGCTGCAACACTCGTAAGAAGCCAACTGTCTTCACCCGGGTGTCTGCCTACATCGACTGGATCAATGAG AAAATAAATCTCAACTGA